GGGTGCTGGCGCCCGACCCGGACGGCGTTTTCGACAAACCCTTTGTTCAGACCTTGCCGGAGCGGCCCCTGGAGCCGGACGAGGTCCGGGTGCAGGTAGAGGCCGCCGGGCTCAACTTCTGGGACGTATTCCGGTCGCTCGGATTCATCGAGGAGGGCATGCTCGGCCGCGAAATGTGCGGTTACGTGCTGGACGTCGGCTCCGACGTGGCCCGCGTGAAGGCCGGCGACCATGTGGTTGGAATGGGCTTCGGCGCGTTCGGTGGGGAAATGATCACGCACGGGGAACTCGTCGCTCCTGCGCCGGACGGATTTACGGTGAGCGAACTTGCCACGATCCCCAGCGCCTACGTTTCGGCTGCGCTGTCCTTCGAGTTCACGGGACTGGAGGCTGGCGAACGGGTCCTGATTCACGCGGGCGCGGGCGGCGTGGGCCTGGCGGCCATCCAGTGGGTGCAGGCCGCAGGAGCAGAAGTGTTTGCCACCGCCAGTGCGCCCAAGCGGGACTATCTCCGGTCGCTGGGCGTGGAGCACGTCTTTGACAGCCGCACGACGGCGTTCGGCGAAGAAATTCTCAAGGCCACCGGCGGCGAGGGCGTCGATGTGGTGCTGAACAGCCTGACGAGCGAAGGCTACATCGATGCCAGTCTGGCGTGCCTCAAGCAGGGCGGCCGTTTCGTCGAGATGGCCCGGCGCGACATCCTGAGCGAGGAGGAGATGGCGGCCGTGCGGCCCGACGTGCCCTACCACATCCTTGAGCTGGACGTATTGAAGAAGACTGAGCCCGCCAGGGTGGGCAAGGTCCTGCGGGGCGTGATGGCGCGCGTTGCGGCGGGCGAGCTCAAGCCGATCATTCACAGCCGCTGGCCGCTGGCCGAAGCGGGCGCCGCGCTGAGCTTCATGCGCTCGGCCCGGCACCTCGGAAAGATCGTGGCGACAAACCCGCCGGTCAAGGACGGCCGCTTGCGGCCGGATCGTACCTACCTGGTGACGGGCGGACTGGGAGGAATCGGTTGCGCGGTGGCGGACTGGCTCGCCGAAAGGGGCGCGGGGACGATCGTGCTGAACGGACGGCGCGCGCCCGACGAAGCCGCCGAGAAGACCATCGGCGCGCTCAGGGACCGCGGCGTGCGGGTGGAAGTGGAATTGGCGGATGTTACCGATACGGCGGCGATCGATCGGATGCTGGCCCGCATGGATGACGAACTGGCGCCCCTTGCGGGCGTGATCCACAGCGTGGGCGTGCTGTCGGACGGCGCGCTCACCAACCAGAGCTGGGAGCGCTTCGAGCAGGTGCTTTGGCCAAAGGTGCTGGGCGCCTGGCATTTGCATCGAGCGACGGTGGACCGCGATCTGGACATGTTCGTATTGTTCTCGAGCCGCGTGGGCGTGATGGGCAATCCCGGCCAGGCCAACCACGCCGCCGCCAATGCCTTCCTGGATCAGCTTGCGGGCCATCGCCGGGCGCTGGGTCTCGCAGGCCAGGCCATCGCCTGGGGCGCCTGGTCGGAGATCGGCGAGGCGGCGGAGCAGCGCGAGCGCATAGACAGCCAGCGCTCGGCGCTGGGCGGGCGCTGGTTCACTCCGCAACAGGGCATCAGGGCATTCGATCGTCTGGTGCGCCAGGACGCCACCCATTCCGTGGTGATGTCCATGGACTGGTCGGTCTTCGCGGAGGCCGTTGAAGAACCGCCGATCCTGGTGGAGGATCTGTTGTCCGCCGCTACCGAGGCGAAGGACGATCCCGCGGCAGGGCTGGGCGATCTGCTGTCCATGCTGAGGAGCTCACCCGCTGCGGCTCATGAAGACCTGCTGGCTTCTTTTCTGCAAAACGAAGTGCAGGCAGTACTGAGACTGCCGTCGGCGCCAGCGCCCACGGTCGGGTTCTTCGATCTCGGGATGGACTCGCTGATGGCGGTGGAACTCCGCAACCGGGTGAACCGGGCGTTCGCCGGGGAGTACGTGGCGTCCAACACCGCGGTTTTCGACTATCCGGACATCACCCAATTTGCGGCTCATGTAGCCGAACAGCTCGGCGACCTGGGGACCGCACCCGCGCCCGCTCCGGCGGCTGCCTCGGCACCCGCTCCCGCACCCGCGCCTCAAGCCGAGCCGCAGCCGGAACCTCGCCGGCGAGCGGAGCCGGATCCGCAACCCGCAGCCACGGCGCCGCGCGAAGAAGAAGGCATTGCCATTGTGGGCATGGCCTGCCGTTTTCCGGGGGCGCCGGACCTTGCGGCATTCTGGCGCCAGCTCGAAGGCGGCGGCACCGGAATTACCGACGGCCGAGCGGGTTCAGGTCCCTGGTCCGATAGCGCGCGAGATTTGCCGCGCGAGTTCGCTGCCTACCGCAAGGGCGGGTTCGTGGACGAGATCGACAAGTTCGACGCGAGGTTCTTCCGGATTGCGCCGATCGAGGCGCGCATGCTGGACCCGCGCCAGCGAATGCTGCTGGAGACGAGTTGGCAGGCCCTGGAAGATGCCGGAATGGACTCGGACCGCTTGCGGGGAAGCCGCACCGGGATCTACGTCGGACTGGCTTCGAGCGAGTACCGGGATCTGATGAAGTCCGGCGAAAGAGGCGTGAGCTACCTGGGCACCGCCACCAGCATGACGGTGGGCCGGGTTGCCTATCATCTGGGTCTGGAAGGCCCGGCGGTTCCGGTGGAACTGAACTGCGCGTCGTCGCTGATTGCCGCGCACCAGGCGGTTATGGCCCTGCGCTATGGCGAAGTGGACCAGGCCCTCGTGGGTGGCGTGAACACGCTGCTTTCGCCCGCCGTGACCCGGGAGATGGCGGAGCTGGGCATGTTGTCGCGCCACGGTCAATGCAAGGCCTTCGATGCTTCCGCGGACGGTTTTGTAAGAAGCGAAGGCTGCGGCATGCTGGTTCTGAAACGGCTCGATGAAGCCGAGGCCGACGGCGACCGCATCTGGGGCGTGATCCGCGGCTCGGCGGTCAACCAAAACGGGGCCAGCGCAGGTCCCACAACGCCCAATGGCCAGGCCCAGCAACGGGTCATCGAGACGGCGCTTTCCAGGGCGAACATGGCGCCGTCGGCGGTGGACTACCTGGAGGCGCATGGAGCCGGCTCGGCCCTGGGAGACCCGATCGAAGTGCAGGCCGCGGCGGCGGTCTATGGAAGGGGACGCGAGTCCGACAGGCCGCTGCTGATCGGCTCGGTGAAAGCGAACATCGGCCATCTCGAAGCGGCTGCCGGCGTGGCCGGCCTGATCAAGGCCGTGCTGGCGATGCAGCGCGGGATGATTCCCCGCCAGTTGCACTTCAACACCCCGAATCCGAACCTCGAATGGGACGAGCTTCCGGTACGTGTCGTTTCAGGCGCGACGCCCTGGCCCGGCCATTCCGAACGGCCGCCCAGGTCGGGCGTGAGCGCATTCGGTATATCGGGAACGAACGCACATGTCGTGCTGGAGGGGCACGCCGCCAACGGGACGGGTCCCGGCGGCGCGATCGATCCCGCGGGCGCCCCGATACGCGTGTCCGTTTCCGAGTCGGAGCGTTCGGGGGACCTCGAGCAGTCGCGCGGCGAAGGTCCCGACGACCGGATCGCCAGGATGCTTCCGCTTTCGGGCAAGTCGGAGGACGCCCTTCGGCAGTTGTCGGAGCGGTATCTCGAATGGCTCGACCGGCGTTCGCAAGAGATCTCTTCCGACGTGGACATGGATGCCCTTCTGGCCGACATGGCATGGACGGCGGCCGTGGGACGGACTCATTTCGATTGCCGGGCCGGCCTGGTATTCGAGGATGCCGAATCGTTGCGGCAGGAACTCAAGTCGCTCGCAAACGGCGGCGACCGGGGAGGACAACAAGCCGTTGGGGCGTCGCCGGCAACCGGAGTCGAGGCGGAAAACGCTCCCGACTCCGGGAATGGCCGCTCGATTGTCGAGACGGCTGCGAAGGCGTACGAGGACGGGCTGGCCGTTTCCTTCGAGAGCCTCTTTGCCGGAGAAGAGCGCCGCCGCATTTCGCTGCCGGGTTATCCTTTCCAGCGCCGAAGCTACTGGATCAATTCCTAGTACCGCGCGGGTTGTGAGAATTCGAGTATGATTGCGCCCGCATCCGAAACAACTTTTGATTAGGGGGACCTATCACCATGGCTTCAACTGCGGAAAGAATCAAGGCGCTGGTAGACGACAACATCGAGGTGGACGGCCAGGCGCTGGATATTCCGGACGACATGAACTTCAGCCTCGCGGCTGCCGGCGTTTCGTCCATGGACCTGGTTGCTCTGGGCAAGCTGATTGCCAGCGAGTTCGGCATCACCTTTACGCTGGACGATTGCGCCGCACTCGACAACCTCACCAAGGTTGTTGCATTCGTAGACAGCAAGGCTGCGTAGCTGCCTGGAGAAAGACCGGCAGGACCAGACGTATTTCTTCCGTTCTGCCGGCAATTTAGCGCGGAGCCGGCGCGGCCTTGCCTGAGCAAGCCGACGGACTGACGCGCCTGTACAAGTCGCGCTGGGCGCTGCCCAGGCCGCATTCCACCCACAATGTGCAAGTGGACGATGACACGGTCATCGTCCTCAGGCGCCATGGCAATCCGGATGGCGCCCGGCTCATACTGACTCACGGCAACGGCCTTGCGATCGACTTGTACTATCCCTTCTGGTCGCTGCTTACCGATGAGTTCGATATCGTCGTCCATGACCTGAGGAACCACGGCTGGAATGAGGTCAGCGCGCCGGACAGGCACAACATGCCCACGCTGGCCGACGATCAGGACCGCATTCTGGAAGCGGTCAACTCGACCTACGGAGAGAAACCCGCGGTTGGGATATTCCATTCCCTGGCGGCGCTGGCCGCGCTGCTGTCGCCCGCAAAGGGCCGGGACTACGCGGGCCTGGTGCTGTTCGATCCGCCGCTTTGCAAGGCCGGCCGCAGCTACTTCGACTTCGATGCCGCGGCGACGCAGAACGCCGCCCAGGTCCGCCGGCGCACCGAGCACTTCGCCACGCTGCGGGAGTTTGACGAGTTGCTTGCGATCGTTCCCCTGTACCGGCAGGCGCTGCCCGGCGTCCACAGGCTGCTGGCCGACACGACGCTGCGTCGGCGCTCCGGCGGCGACGGCTACGAATTGCGCTGCCCGCGCGACTATGAAGCGCAGATCGTCGAATATGCCTCGGTCTTTGCGGTGACCATCAATTTCGACTCATTCCATTGTCCGATCAAGGTGATCGGCGCGGACCCCACACTGCCCTACTCGTACCTGCCGAGCATGGACCTGAGCCACATCCTGAGCGTGGACTACGACTTTATTCCGGACGCCACCCATTTCCTGCAGGTCGAAAAGCCGGACGAGTGCGTGGCCTCGATGCGCGGCTTCCTCAACGAGATTTCATTCGACTGAAACTTCGTGCGCGACGGCCGCGGCGAATTCGGGGTTACCGATATTCTCCAGCCGCCAGCGCACCTCGGGCAGGTGCGGAAAGCGAAACTCGCACAGCCGCTTTCCATTGCACATGGCCGCAGGGATCTCGAATTCGGAAATGTGAAGCTGGAAGCCGGTGCCCAGCGCCTTGACCAGCGCTTCCTTCATCGTCCACAGGCGAAAGAAAAGCTGCCGCCTGCGGTTCGCGCCGGCGCCGGCCAGCCGCGACTGTTCCGCCGGAGTGAGCGTCTCGCCGATAAGCACGTCCAGGTTGCGGCGAGCGCTTCGCGGTTCCACGTCCACGCCCAGCCTGCCGCGCCCGGCCAGCGCAATCAGCCCATGGCGTCCGCTGTGACTGACGCTGAAACTGACGGAAGCCGGCTGCCCGCGCACGATCGCCGCCGGCTTCCCATGCTCCCCTTCCTCGAAAGTCAATTCCTCGTTCGGGCAAGCCAGCCGTTGGCAGAGGATCGCCCGAAGCGCGCCCCTGCATAGGGCAAACTCGCGCTGCGGCGCATCAGCGCGGAAGCGGCTCCAGCGGGCCTGCTCCTCTTCATCCAGCAACCGGAACGCCTGCCGCTCCCGCTCGGACCGAGGTGAAAGATCAACGTGTACGACATCCGCGTCCCCGGCCGCGCGAAAGGGACGCCACCAGCGATTACTCAATATAATTGGCCGCGCCAATTCTAGTGTCGTGTCCCGCGTAAAGGACTGAATTCTACTGGAGCTCGCATGAACGAGATCGCGAACGCCAAGGCCCTGGTATTGGGCTATTTCGACGAATTCGAGAAAGCCGGTGTGGACGGCATCGAGTCCGTCATAGCTCGCCGCAGCGCCGGGAACCTGCGCTTTCGGGGCGTGCATCCCTTCAACGAGATTCAGGGTGCGGGCGACATCGCCGAGAAGGTCTGGCGTCCCTTGCGGGAGGCGTTTCCCCGCATGCAGCGGCGCCAGGAGATTTTCATGGCGGGTCCCAACTGGATCGACGGGACCCTGTGGGTGTCCAGCATGGGGAAGTTTTTCGGCTTGTTCGACAATAACTGGCTGGGCATTCCTTCCACCGGCAAGATCGCCATGCTTCCGTATTGCGAGTTCTTTCGAATCGACGACGGCAGGATCGCGGAAACCGCGCTTTTCTGCGACATCGTCAGCGTGATGCAGCAAGCGGGCCTGAACCCGCTGCCGATACAGACCGGCTCCGGCATTCTCCATCCGCCGCCGCGCACGCAGGACGGCCTGCTGTTCGAACCCCAGGCAGAAGAGGAATCGAAAAAGACCCTGGAGCTGATCCTGCGCATGTGCGACGACCTGGTCGTCAAGGACGGATGGCAGTCGCCGAATTCATCGCTGGCTTCCACCTGGCACGACGACATGATCTGGTTCGGACCGGCCGGCATCGGTTCGACCTATACGATCGAGCGCTACCAGGTGCAGCACCAGGGTCCGTTCCGGGCCGGCCTGGACGACATCGTGTTCAACGGCCACGTCCTGGAGCACGCCGAGGGCTGCTACGGCGGCTGGTTCGGATGGGCCAACCTGAGCCTAAAGCAGGGCGACGGATTTATGGGCTTGCCGGCGTCCGAGCGGCCGACCGAGATGCGCGTGGTCGATATGTACCGGCGCGAGGGAGACAAGCTCGCGGAGAACTGGGTATTCATCGACATGCTCCACTACCTACTGCCGCTGGGCGTGGACCTGCTCGAGCGTTGCCGCTCCATCACCCGCACCTGAATGCGCATCGCCACCGAAACCACGCTGCGCAACAAGCAGCGTTACGCAGAGCTTGTCGCCGACTACGCGGATTGCGACTCCGCCCGCATTCGTTCAGCCCTGAAGGAGTTCCTGCATCCCGATGTGGCGGTGAATGTCGTGCAGCCGATCAACAGGGTGGCGGGCGCTCAACAGTTCCTTGAACGGGTGATGGAACCGCTTCTGCATTCCTTCCGGCACCTGCACCGGCGCAGCGACATGCTGTTCGGCGGCGAACACGAGGGCGCCGAGTGGGTGGTCAGCCACGGCCACTACATAGGCGAATTCGTCGACGACTGGCTGGGCATTCCCGCGAATGGCCAGCCCGTCTGGCTGCATTACGCGGAATTCCACCGGATGGAGGCGGGCCGTTCGGTCGAGTGCTACCTCTATATCGACATGCTGGATTTCCTGCGGCAGCTGGGAAGATGGCCTCTTCCTGCCAGTGTCGGACATGAAGGGTTCGTTCCGGGGCCTGCGACGGGCGATGGAATGCTGCTGTCGGCACAGGATCCGGAACGGTCACGCCTGAGCCTCAAGACGGTCGAGGACATGCTCGCCGAACTCTGGACCGAAGAAGAGGGCTGGCGACCCTACTGGCACCGCAACATGTGCTGGTACGGCCCTTCCGGCTACGGCAGTTACTTCGGCCTGGAGGGCTTCTGCCGGTTTCAGCAACCCTACGAAGGGATCTTCGAGCCCGGCCGGTTCTCCAGCGCCTTCCGCAAGTCCGGCGATGCGCGACTCGACGGACAAGTCAAAGGGCATTACGCCCGTTTCGCCGACGGCGCGTACGTGGCTTGCGGAGGCTGGCCATCGCACGGGGGCTTCATGGTCCGCCCCTGGCTGGGCGTCGAGGGCAAGGGACAGATGTTCACCGTTCGCCTCTGCGACTTATGGCGCAGAAGCGGTAACGTGCTGGTCGAAAACTGGGTGCTCATCGACCTGATCGACATGCTCCTGCAACTCGACTTCGACGTATTCCGCGAGGCCGGCATCGAACTTCAGATCAGATCGTAGAAGACCGCCAGCGCCACGACGCACAACACGAAATAGACCAGCAGGTACCAGCTCGAACGGTCGATCTTTCCGGGAATCACGTACCAGCCGTCGCGCTTCTCCGGCAGCCCCTTGCGCGCGAACTCCTCCTTCTGCCCCTGCACGGTCCATAGCGAGTAATGCTTCTGGCGCCCGTCGAGCACGAAGCTGGCCGCCAACGACACGCCGATGCTCACGACGCCTCCGAGCACCGCATACCACGGCCAAGCCACGTCCATGTAGGTCTCGACGTACCAAAGGGCGACAAAGCCCGCAGCGACGCCCGCAAGCACGCCTCTTTGGGTCGTGTGTTTGGAGTAGAATCCCAGGCCGAACATCGCGAGCTTGGAACCAACCAGGAAAACGCCCACCTTGCTGAGTATCTCCAGCACCGAGGTGTCCGCCCTCTGCGCAACGATGATGGCGGGCACGACCGTCAGGACCCCCCACATCAGCGTGAACCAGCGCGACGCCCGCAGGTAGTGCTGCGGCGAGCGGCCTTTCCTGAAGAACTTCTCGTAGAAATCCAGCGTCGTGACCGTCGCCATCGAGTTCAGGCTGGAATCCAGGCTGGACATGGCCGCGGCGACGATGGCCGCCGTGATCACGCCCATGAGCCCAGGGAGTCCGATCGTGGCCACGAAGTCCAGCACGATCCGGTTGTCGTTGTCGAAGTCCTTTCCGCCGTAGTAGCTGTAGAGCAGGATGCCGATCAGGAAGAACACAACATAGACCAGAAAAGCCGCGTATCCCATGAAGGCATAGGCCTTCTTCGCGTCGCCCAGGGTCTTGGCCGCGAGCGTGCGCTGAATCATCATCTGGTTCACGCCGTACACGACGACGTGATAGACCGACATCGCGATCACGCCGGTCCAGATCGTGGCGACCACGGACGGATCGAAGGTGTACTCGAACGGATTGGCCCGGCCGATCTCCTTCAGCCCCTGCAGCGAACCCAGGAACCCGTCCGGCAGGTCGGCGATCAGCATGACGGCGACGATCGCCGCGCCGATGAACAGGATGGCGCTCTGGATCAGGTCGGTCCAGATTACCGCGGAGATCCCGCCCAGCATCGTGTACGTGACGGCGACCACGGCGATGATGAGGATGGCGTTGACGACGTCCATCCCGGTGATGAGTTGCAGCACCAGCGCGGTCGTGTAGAGCATGATTCCCGAGTAGGCGATATTTCCGAACAGGAACACGGCCGACATCAGCGTGCGCGACGCCAGCCCGAACCGGCGCTCCAGGTAGTCGAAGATCGACGCGACGCCGGTGTTGTAGAAGAACGGCAGGAACAGCGCGTTGACGATGAAGATGACGATCGGGTAGTTGATGTGGATGAAGATGACCGCGAAGCCGTCCTTGTACGACCACGCCGGTCCGCCCAGGAACGTGATCGCGCCGAAATAGGTCGCCACCACCGACACACCGATGACCCACCAGGGCGTCGTGCGCTGCCCCAGGTAGTAGTGCTGTGCGGTTCGGACGCGCTTGCTCAGGAAGTAGCCGAGCACCAGCGTGCCCGCCAGGTAAGCGACGACGATCGTCCAGTTCAGCGTGCCGAAGTCGGTCATGCCCTATGCGCCATAAAAAAGACCGGGCTCCGCCATCGCAGAACCCGGCCTTTCCGCAAGAATGATGCGATCTAGTAGCGGTAGCCTACGGTCAGGCCCCACATACGCGGGTTGGCGTAGTCCGTTACCGCAACGTCGCCGCCGAAACGCGTGGCCTTCAGCAGGGTGGCCTCGTCTTCCAGGTTGGCCACCCAGAAGCGCGCGGTCCAGTCCTGGTTGACCGACATCCAGGCAACGCTCAGGTCCGTCTTGGTATAGGCGTCCTGGTTGCCGAAGAACCAATTGGAGTCGTCCACGCGGTAGTCCGAGGAATAATAGAGCGTGATCGACGGGATCAGCGTGCCCGAACCGCCCAGGTCCACCAGGTAGCTGCCGAGCAGCGTAGCCGTGAAATCGGGGGAGTTCTGAACCTGGAGCCCATCCAGCTGGAACTGATTGGCAATTCCACTGATTGTTTCTCCACCCTCCTGGAATACGTTGGGTAGCGCAAAGTCACCGTACTCCGCCTGCTGCATACTGGCTCGGGCGCCCAATTGCAATTGATCGGTAACCGCCCAGTCCAGTTCGACTTCCAGCCCCATCGCGTCGATCTCGCCGGCGTTGTCCGTGAACGCCAGCGTGGTGATCCCGGTATCGACGAAACGCGTTGCGAGCAGATCCTCGAACTGGTTTACATAAAAGGCCGCGTTCAGGCGTACGCTGCCGTCAGCCAGCAAGCTCTTGCTGCCGAGTTCAAAGGCCGTCACGGTCTGCTCGTCATAGGAATTGGTGCCATTGAAAGCTCCCTGCTGGTTACCTGCCAGGAAGCCCGTCGATACTGTGGCATACAGCATGGTGTCTTCGCTCATGTCGAACTCCACGCCGGTCTTCCAGGTAACTTCGCTCCAGTCACCCTCGCCATCTGCCGTATTCAATACCGTGAACGAATATGTCGAACGGTTGTTGGGATCCTGACCGTAAATCTCCCAATCGCGCTGATCATTGGTATAGCGCACTCCGGCAAGCACACGCGTGGTATCCGTGAGAGCGTAGGATGCTTGGCCGTATCCCGCCACAGAGCTGGTGTCGACCCGAATCTGGAGGGTCCAGCCGGCGTGCATATTGATGTCCGGCGGGCTGACCGGCGTGTTGTCCACGGTGGAAGCATGATCTTCCCAAAGGAAGGCATTGGTCAGATCTTCCTGCAGCAGGAACACGCCGACGACCCACTCAAGCGGACCGTCGGAATTGGAAGTGAGCTGGAATTCCTGCATATTGGTCTCCGACGTGATGTCGTTGCCGCAGGAGGCCGTCAGGTAGGCTGACATATCGCAGTCGGCCCAGCGATACTCTTCGTAGTCCATGTACGCAACGGTGGCTTTAAGGTCGGCGAAATCCGTGGACCAATTGAGTTCGCCGGCCAGGGTCAGATCGGACAAGTCCCGCTCGGGGGCGGTATCCTGCTCGATCTTGTAGGGATCGCCGGTGGTCAGCGCTACGGTATCCGGCCCGGGCGTGGCGGCGAAGTCAAATCCGGCGCCATAGCGCCCGCAGGTGCCGGCGCACTCGTCGGAACGTCCGATGCGAGGCCTCATGGTGCCGGAGACACCGTTGGTCAGACCCGTGCCCAGATTGACCGGAATGCCTTCAACGTAGTAGCCGAAGTGGCCGTTGCCGTTGGAATCGTCCTGCCAGCTCTCCACTCGAAGCGTGAGGTCCAGGGTGTCGCTGGGTGCGAACAGCAATTGCCCCCGGAAGTAGGTCATGTCCGCATCCTTCAGGCCGCCGTCATCGCCGAGAGTGATGTTCTCGACGTACGGATCGCGGGTCTCGGTCTTGAGCGCAAACCGGACGGCGGAAGTATCACTCAATGGTGCGTTGAAGAAACCGTCGAAGCCCGCCAGCGCATAGTCGCCGCCCGAAACCGCGAAACCGTAGTCCGTCTCGGAGGGATCGGGCTTGTTGCTGATGACGTGAATCAGGCCGCCGAATGAATTACGACCGAACAGCGTCCCCTGCGGACCGCGAAGCACTTCGACCCGATCCACGTCCACGAAACCGGCAAGGGCCTGGCCGTGGCGCGGCCGATACAGGCCATCGGTGTAGAAGGAGATCGCCACGTCGTTGGCCTCCACCTGCTGGGTCCGCGCGCCGCGCAGGGCGGGCCGCGGATCGGCGCCGGACATCCCGAGCTGCAGGCCGGGCGCCAGGATTTCAAGACGGAAAGCGTCGGTAATCCCCAGTGCCTTGAGTTCGTCGCCGGACACGGCGGTAACGGCCACCGAAACGTCCTGCAGACTCTGGTCGCGCTTCTGCGCGGTAACCACGATTTCTTCCAGCGCGCCCTGCGCCTGTGCCCCGCCTGCCGCTCCCAGAACGGCGAGCGCGACAATCGGAATGGCGGCGCGGGTCAACGTGCCTCTGAGATTCATAAGCTGTCCCCTAGGATTCCCAAGAAAATGCAAGGGCGTACTATACCTAGCCGCTTGCATAAAGCAAAATAAACGCCGGTATTTTGGACAGCTGTTTACGAGAGAGGGGACCAGCATGACGAAGGACGTGGAAAGCGGCTTGCCGCAACTAACCCGGGCGCATATGCCGGCCGACTA
The Gammaproteobacteria bacterium genome window above contains:
- a CDS encoding acyl carrier protein, producing MASTAERIKALVDDNIEVDGQALDIPDDMNFSLAAAGVSSMDLVALGKLIASEFGITFTLDDCAALDNLTKVVAFVDSKAA
- a CDS encoding TonB-dependent receptor codes for the protein MLVPSLVNSCPKYRRLFCFMQAARYSTPLHFLGNPRGQLMNLRGTLTRAAIPIVALAVLGAAGGAQAQGALEEIVVTAQKRDQSLQDVSVAVTAVSGDELKALGITDAFRLEILAPGLQLGMSGADPRPALRGARTQQVEANDVAISFYTDGLYRPRHGQALAGFVDVDRVEVLRGPQGTLFGRNSFGGLIHVISNKPDPSETDYGFAVSGGDYALAGFDGFFNAPLSDTSAVRFALKTETRDPYVENITLGDDGGLKDADMTYFRGQLLFAPSDTLDLTLRVESWQDDSNGNGHFGYYVEGIPVNLGTGLTNGVSGTMRPRIGRSDECAGTCGRYGAGFDFAATPGPDTVALTTGDPYKIEQDTAPERDLSDLTLAGELNWSTDFADLKATVAYMDYEEYRWADCDMSAYLTASCGNDITSETNMQEFQLTSNSDGPLEWVVGVFLLQEDLTNAFLWEDHASTVDNTPVSPPDINMHAGWTLQIRVDTSSVAGYGQASYALTDTTRVLAGVRYTNDQRDWEIYGQDPNNRSTYSFTVLNTADGEGDWSEVTWKTGVEFDMSEDTMLYATVSTGFLAGNQQGAFNGTNSYDEQTVTAFELGSKSLLADGSVRLNAAFYVNQFEDLLATRFVDTGITTLAFTDNAGEIDAMGLEVELDWAVTDQLQLGARASMQQAEYGDFALPNVFQEGGETISGIANQFQLDGLQVQNSPDFTATLLGSYLVDLGGSGTLIPSITLYYSSDYRVDDSNWFFGNQDAYTKTDLSVAWMSVNQDWTARFWVANLEDEATLLKATRFGGDVAVTDYANPRMWGLTVGYRY
- a CDS encoding alpha/beta hydrolase; this encodes MPEQADGLTRLYKSRWALPRPHSTHNVQVDDDTVIVLRRHGNPDGARLILTHGNGLAIDLYYPFWSLLTDEFDIVVHDLRNHGWNEVSAPDRHNMPTLADDQDRILEAVNSTYGEKPAVGIFHSLAALAALLSPAKGRDYAGLVLFDPPLCKAGRSYFDFDAAATQNAAQVRRRTEHFATLREFDELLAIVPLYRQALPGVHRLLADTTLRRRSGGDGYELRCPRDYEAQIVEYASVFAVTINFDSFHCPIKVIGADPTLPYSYLPSMDLSHILSVDYDFIPDATHFLQVEKPDECVASMRGFLNEISFD
- a CDS encoding ester cyclase is translated as MRIATETTLRNKQRYAELVADYADCDSARIRSALKEFLHPDVAVNVVQPINRVAGAQQFLERVMEPLLHSFRHLHRRSDMLFGGEHEGAEWVVSHGHYIGEFVDDWLGIPANGQPVWLHYAEFHRMEAGRSVECYLYIDMLDFLRQLGRWPLPASVGHEGFVPGPATGDGMLLSAQDPERSRLSLKTVEDMLAELWTEEEGWRPYWHRNMCWYGPSGYGSYFGLEGFCRFQQPYEGIFEPGRFSSAFRKSGDARLDGQVKGHYARFADGAYVACGGWPSHGGFMVRPWLGVEGKGQMFTVRLCDLWRRSGNVLVENWVLIDLIDMLLQLDFDVFREAGIELQIRS
- a CDS encoding ester cyclase; translation: MNEIANAKALVLGYFDEFEKAGVDGIESVIARRSAGNLRFRGVHPFNEIQGAGDIAEKVWRPLREAFPRMQRRQEIFMAGPNWIDGTLWVSSMGKFFGLFDNNWLGIPSTGKIAMLPYCEFFRIDDGRIAETALFCDIVSVMQQAGLNPLPIQTGSGILHPPPRTQDGLLFEPQAEEESKKTLELILRMCDDLVVKDGWQSPNSSLASTWHDDMIWFGPAGIGSTYTIERYQVQHQGPFRAGLDDIVFNGHVLEHAEGCYGGWFGWANLSLKQGDGFMGLPASERPTEMRVVDMYRREGDKLAENWVFIDMLHYLLPLGVDLLERCRSITRT
- a CDS encoding sodium/solute symporter (Members of the Solute:Sodium Symporter (SSS), TC 2.A.21 as described in tcdb.org, catalyze solute:Na+ symport. Known solutes for members of the family include sugars, amino acids, nucleosides, inositols, vitamins, urea or anions, depending on the system.); translated protein: MTDFGTLNWTIVVAYLAGTLVLGYFLSKRVRTAQHYYLGQRTTPWWVIGVSVVATYFGAITFLGGPAWSYKDGFAVIFIHINYPIVIFIVNALFLPFFYNTGVASIFDYLERRFGLASRTLMSAVFLFGNIAYSGIMLYTTALVLQLITGMDVVNAILIIAVVAVTYTMLGGISAVIWTDLIQSAILFIGAAIVAVMLIADLPDGFLGSLQGLKEIGRANPFEYTFDPSVVATIWTGVIAMSVYHVVVYGVNQMMIQRTLAAKTLGDAKKAYAFMGYAAFLVYVVFFLIGILLYSYYGGKDFDNDNRIVLDFVATIGLPGLMGVITAAIVAAAMSSLDSSLNSMATVTTLDFYEKFFRKGRSPQHYLRASRWFTLMWGVLTVVPAIIVAQRADTSVLEILSKVGVFLVGSKLAMFGLGFYSKHTTQRGVLAGVAAGFVALWYVETYMDVAWPWYAVLGGVVSIGVSLAASFVLDGRQKHYSLWTVQGQKEEFARKGLPEKRDGWYVIPGKIDRSSWYLLVYFVLCVVALAVFYDLI
- a CDS encoding 4'-phosphopantetheinyl transferase superfamily protein gives rise to the protein MHAPKAQVPGAAASYDGLDAVHTGFLEFVEIAQYQGLGVRDLVHASSSRIQSFTRDTTLELARPIILSNRWWRPFRAAGDADVVHVDLSPRSERERQAFRLLDEEEQARWSRFRADAPQREFALCRGALRAILCQRLACPNEELTFEEGEHGKPAAIVRGQPASVSFSVSHSGRHGLIALAGRGRLGVDVEPRSARRNLDVLIGETLTPAEQSRLAGAGANRRRQLFFRLWTMKEALVKALGTGFQLHISEFEIPAAMCNGKRLCEFRFPHLPEVRWRLENIGNPEFAAAVAHEVSVE